The following proteins come from a genomic window of Kocuria palustris:
- a CDS encoding methylated-DNA--[protein]-cysteine S-methyltransferase produces the protein MTEKTPTPCPGDDLATERDTLFPIESSAVADLRSRLSAQAGERGLVDVAYRTLETPVGPLLLAATETGLVRVAFEREGFDAVLESLAQRISPRVLEAPRRLDAAAVELDEYFEGRRHSFDVPLDFALTSGFRRSVQTSLPGIDYGRTRSYKEIAELVGSPRAVRAVGTACATNPLPVVLPCHRVLRSDGGLGGYIGGLEAKTALLSLEKAA, from the coding sequence ATGACCGAGAAGACCCCGACGCCCTGCCCCGGCGACGACCTCGCGACCGAGCGGGACACGCTGTTCCCGATCGAGTCCTCTGCGGTGGCGGATCTGCGATCGCGCCTTTCGGCGCAGGCCGGCGAGCGGGGGCTGGTCGACGTCGCCTATCGCACCCTGGAGACCCCCGTGGGTCCGCTGCTGCTGGCAGCGACCGAGACGGGGCTGGTGCGTGTGGCCTTCGAGCGCGAGGGCTTCGACGCCGTGCTGGAGTCGCTCGCGCAGCGGATCAGTCCGCGGGTGCTGGAGGCGCCGCGCCGCCTGGATGCTGCGGCGGTGGAGCTCGACGAGTACTTCGAGGGCCGCCGGCACAGCTTCGACGTGCCGCTGGACTTCGCCCTGACCTCGGGGTTCCGCCGCAGCGTCCAGACCAGCCTGCCGGGCATCGACTACGGGCGCACCCGGTCCTACAAGGAGATCGCAGAGCTCGTCGGCAGCCCCCGGGCGGTCCGCGCGGTCGGCACGGCGTGCGCGACCAACCCGCTGCCGGTCGTGCTGCCCTGCCACCGCGTGCTGCGCTCCGACGGCGGCCTGGGCGGATACATCGGCGGCCTCGAGGCCAAGACGGCGCTGCTCTCGTTGGAGAAGGCTGCCTGA
- a CDS encoding RNA polymerase sigma factor, whose translation MNQPFDQAVQRHGETVLRVCRAVLGPGPDSDDAWSETFLAALQAWPELRQDTNVEAWLVRVAHRKAIDITRVRGRQAIPADELPERGASQELPGDDGREVWTAVAALPQRQRLAIAYHYLGGLPHAETARIIGGGADAVRRAASDGLKNLRLGMGADHPTRGASR comes from the coding sequence ATGAATCAGCCCTTCGATCAAGCAGTCCAGCGGCACGGCGAGACCGTGCTGCGGGTCTGCCGCGCCGTGCTCGGGCCCGGCCCCGACTCCGACGACGCCTGGTCCGAGACGTTCCTGGCCGCGCTGCAGGCATGGCCCGAGCTGCGCCAGGACACGAACGTGGAGGCCTGGCTGGTGCGAGTGGCCCACCGCAAGGCGATCGACATCACCCGGGTCCGCGGGCGGCAGGCGATCCCCGCCGACGAGCTCCCCGAGCGAGGCGCCTCACAGGAGCTGCCCGGCGACGACGGGCGCGAGGTGTGGACGGCCGTGGCCGCACTGCCGCAGCGGCAGCGCCTGGCGATCGCCTATCACTACCTCGGCGGCCTTCCTCATGCTGAGACCGCACGGATCATCGGCGGCGGCGCAGATGCGGTGCGCCGAGCGGCCTCCGACGGCCTCAAGAACCTGCGTCTCGGCATGGGCGCGGACCACCCCACGAGAGGAGCCTCCCGATGA
- a CDS encoding PadR family transcriptional regulator yields MTNTDPLWPTPWVRAAMGTALLAVLAEEPLHGYAIAERLAERGLGCPRGGSLYPLLNSLEQQGAIAASWSQGDSGPGRRTYRLTDVGRERLSRERDDWHRLVAALEPSSPAARSQEDAR; encoded by the coding sequence ATGACAAACACCGATCCGCTGTGGCCGACCCCCTGGGTGCGTGCCGCCATGGGCACCGCCCTGCTGGCGGTGCTGGCCGAGGAGCCGCTGCATGGATATGCGATCGCCGAACGGCTCGCCGAACGCGGGCTCGGCTGCCCCAGGGGCGGCTCGCTCTATCCGCTGCTGAACAGCCTCGAGCAGCAGGGCGCCATAGCGGCGTCGTGGTCCCAGGGCGACAGCGGCCCCGGTCGGCGCACCTACCGCCTCACCGACGTCGGACGAGAGCGCCTGTCCAGGGAGCGCGACGACTGGCATCGCCTGGTCGCAGCGCTCGAGCCCTCTTCTCCCGCAGCCCGCTCTCAGGAGGACGCACGATGA
- a CDS encoding CorA family divalent cation transporter: protein MHVISDEQRLRQHSSGPVCVLAEPDQQELIRQAASLGGLELPDLQHRHRRPRAAVEKGQAAPVLMVLQDQHEHRPVQIVSNDDVSLLVGHPEGLAVARPAVEASPEHGRAGLVAAVTAVAQQAEDALERIDDDSRQLGDETLGFASAARRRELGRLRAELFRLGETQAAHRNMLIAHDELSDLLEQQHRSRLNQAAATFGANQSTATRLYAMDGDVLDEQATVVSERLTVVATIFLPLTLATGFFGMNFQRMLDRLDSLASFLLLGLLARAVLTVLTVFGPRLLNRQT, encoded by the coding sequence TTGCACGTCATCAGCGATGAACAGCGCCTGAGGCAGCACAGCTCGGGACCGGTGTGCGTGCTGGCCGAGCCTGACCAGCAGGAGCTGATCCGCCAAGCCGCCTCCCTCGGCGGTCTCGAGCTTCCCGACCTGCAGCACCGGCACCGTCGTCCGCGCGCCGCGGTGGAGAAGGGCCAAGCAGCGCCTGTGCTGATGGTGCTCCAGGACCAGCACGAGCATCGCCCCGTCCAGATCGTCTCGAACGATGACGTCTCGCTGCTGGTGGGCCACCCGGAGGGCCTCGCCGTCGCGCGCCCCGCCGTGGAGGCCTCGCCGGAGCACGGCCGCGCCGGACTGGTGGCCGCGGTGACCGCGGTCGCCCAGCAGGCCGAGGACGCCCTGGAGAGGATCGACGACGACAGCCGGCAGCTCGGCGACGAGACGCTGGGGTTCGCCTCCGCAGCACGACGACGGGAGCTGGGCCGACTGCGCGCCGAGTTGTTCCGCCTCGGCGAGACGCAAGCCGCGCACCGCAACATGCTCATCGCCCACGACGAGCTCTCGGATCTGCTCGAGCAGCAGCATCGCAGCCGCCTGAATCAGGCCGCAGCCACCTTCGGGGCGAACCAGTCCACCGCAACGCGCCTCTACGCGATGGACGGCGACGTCCTGGACGAGCAGGCGACCGTCGTCTCGGAGCGCCTCACCGTGGTGGCCACGATCTTCCTGCCGCTGACCCTGGCCACCGGCTTCTTCGGCATGAACTTCCAGCGGATGCTCGACCGTCTGGACTCACTGGCCTCCTTCCTGCTGCTCGGACTCCTTGCCCGTGCCGTCCTGACGGTGCTCACCGTGTTCGGGCCGCGCCTGCTGAACCGCCAGACCTGA
- a CDS encoding PspC domain-containing protein — translation MNTIFDSVRGLGFRRGPQRLAGGIGGAIAARLGINVWVVRALLLASFLLPVLGVGAYALVWVLTPWQDGSIPLERALRG, via the coding sequence ATGAACACGATCTTCGATTCAGTGCGCGGCCTCGGCTTCCGACGCGGACCGCAGCGGCTCGCCGGAGGCATCGGCGGCGCGATCGCCGCGCGGCTCGGGATCAACGTGTGGGTGGTCCGCGCGCTGCTGCTCGCCTCGTTCCTGCTGCCTGTGCTGGGCGTGGGCGCCTACGCGCTCGTGTGGGTGCTGACCCCTTGGCAGGACGGCAGCATCCCGCTTGAGCGGGCTCTTCGAGGCTGA